AGTCCCACTCATCACGGCCAAAAGACAGTCTTTGCCAAGCCAGATTATAAGGTGGTTTTCGCCAGACTACTCGAGTGTTGGCCCCACTAATCACGACCAAAAGGTAGTTTTCACTAGGCTAGGTCATAAGGCGGTTTTTGCCATACCACTCAGGCATTGGTCCCATTAATCACGGTCAAAAGGCAGTTTTTTCAGGCCATGTTACAAGGCGGTTCTCACTAGACCACTCGGGTGTTGGCCCACTAATCACAGCCAAAAGATAATTTTTGCCAAGTCAGGTCACAAGGCAATTTTTGTTGACCATTTGGGCGCTGTCCCATTAATCATGGCCATGAAATAGTTATTCGTCGGGTCAAGTCACAAGGCAGTACCCCTAAACCAACCACACATTGGTTTTTGTAAATGGATTCCCATACCAAGAGGATTTACAAGGGGTATGCTAATTCCTAAGGGACAAAGGCAAGGCTAATCTAAGATCAAAAAGTAACGTAAAGGATAAGCTAAAAACCAAGATGAATGAAGGCCATTTATCAATCTAACGCATAGGGCGAGGCAAAGGCGCGTATTCTCTAGTTCATACGTTTAGGTATTCGTTCCATTctactaaaattttataaaaaaatatttgataaatcGAGATTCAAAATCTACAAATAGATATGTTTGTGCTACCAAACGAGATAGGCAAAAtaagtatttttattataaaggaTTACAAGGAGATAAAAGGGACCTGAGTAAAGTCTCTATTATATCAAAAACCTATTAAATAGAAACTTCATCTCATCTTATGGCATCGAATTAGAAGGCCATGCGAAGAACTGTCTTTTCAACTACCTTCCTGGCCTTACTCTCGGAATTAATCTTGCACAATCCTCACCGTAGGATTGAAAAAGCGTTATAACAGGGCTAGTTGCAGCCCCCGAAACCAAGTAATGCGACTGCATCTTCATAGAAAGTCTAAGAATCACGACTTTGAAGAAGCATTATAGTCAAATCAAATGCAACCTTCAGTAGTATGCCCACGCCTTACAAAAATTCATCTTCAATTGCACTTTGTAGATTATGATGATATTTCCCATGCAGATCTGGTTAtctttaagaaaaagaaagcaagTGCCCCAATCCATGTCTCCCGAAGATAGTAACAGCAACACACAAAGAGGGGGTTCTTATACAATGGCAATGTCGACAAACCCTTTAATATGAACAAAAAAAATAAGTCCATCATTATGACAAAGGGAAGGCAAAAGGATACAAGCAGTAAAATTGCGCCACGTGATCAAGAACACAAAGTGTCACCTTTGAATCTGAACCCTCTGATACTACACAACAATCATTCAAAGTAGGCCGTGAGCTGTGAACACAAAACAGGACCATGTGGTAGGTATCTTACAAATGAGAAATACAGACCAATACGAGAAAAAGAAGACCCGAATACCTTAACACCAGGGTCATCACTAGAAGACTCGCCCTCCTCTCTAACAAGGTAAGTCTCGGCACGAAGTTACCGTGATCACACACATTACGCTTATGATCGCGGGATTCCAACTTGTTGGCTAGTGATGTCCATATCAAGAAGACAACCATATTACCGTcagattattaaaaatatattgtatTCATTTCCATCTTCATAAAGTATAAAAGAGAAGAATTACAGAGAAAAATGTACGCTATCTTGAAACACTAAAATTCTCTGtagtttattatattttctttactCGTAGAGATACTGACTTGAACGTCAGAGTGGGTGTCCACCGTCTCACATTTTCTCTCTTACAAATTCTAAACAATTACAATATAGTCTCATTTCGGCCACGTCATCAAATCTCaccaatattaataaataaaataataaatttgaaaaaatataatatttaaataagttatttttagtacataagaaaaataaaatacgaaaataaaggtttttttttatatatattttatgaaactTTTGTTTCCTTAACCTACTTATGCCCGATCATACAATACCTAACGAGTaaccatatattttttttttcattaagtaGAAGGATTAAGATGAAGAGAAACTTAAATTTGTGGCTGGTGAATAAGTGATATATTTTTTACAGCAGTTAAAGTAGAGTTGGGCGTCAGTATGCGACACATataaaaaaacacataaaatatataataaataaagtaaTCGAAAATATCTAATCAATTTTAGATTTAATTAGGTCATTTGCTTAAAAAGCCACAACGTTCAAGCATATTTGCatgcattttaatttaattatttattttaattttaagttaattGACTCAAACTACTGAAAAAACCCCAAGATTTGTGTCACTTTAGATAAATTGACATTTAAACTGATCCAACTCAAGACAATTAGCTCAACATTTTCCAACAGTCATTTTTCCTTGGGTCAGAAGATCTGCTAACCAAGGAGCCATTGCTTGCGTAGGAAATTCATTAGTGATGAAATGTTCCGATGTAACTGTTTTGCAGTGGAATCTTGTAATCACTGATTTGCCAACCTAATGGCTTTTAATGGATACCCATACCTTTGAAAACAAAAAATGAAAACGCGTTGTAGAAGAGGACAACAAATGACACGAATTTTCCTGTAGCGAGTGTAACAAACTCTGCCagcattaattattataaaatacaatTGTCTTTAACGATCATgtttaaataaaaagatatcTTCAAAGGATTTTCCTCATCGAATCAAACATTCAAGATAAGAGATAAACTACCTTATTTAACGCGAAAATACCCGaataattatgaattttagATGTCTTATTTCAAAAACTAATTAACAGAGTTGCAAACTCGTCTAATCTCACCATCCGATCCTGTTTTAACACCAATACTCCCCATCTTCACCATTGCTGCAGCAAAATCAGCTTTAAACGACAGTCGTCTAATGACACTCGGGAAGCCACTATAGAAATTAACTATCTGTCTGGTGTGCATGTCATCATAAAGCCTAGCATCAGATGCTAGAACCGCAAACCCATTTCTGATATTGTGGAAGATATGGCCGTCAAATATAAATTCAGAGGAGCTGTCAAGAGGTAGTCGAACATCGACATCTCCATTGAAAGGGCACTGAGCTTTAAGGTCTGGTAGAAATTGTGAATCgattgcaggatcagagtcgcCATGACCAGTGAAGTTGTAGAGTCTCTTTGGCATGAAGAAACATGCAGTGGTTCCAATTGAATGCCCACCTGAAATATTTGTTTCAGTTCAAGATAATTTCATATTTAGCCTACAATCTTGTAAATATATATACCACCACTGAGAAGGACGAGTTCTCTGTCTGAAAGGCCTTTCTCTTTGAACTTGGACCTGAGAAGCTCAATTGAGTCATCAACGTCTGGCAAATTGGCAgcaaattgaatatttgaaattCGACCATCTCTTCGCCCTGTTGGAATGCCAAAAAATGGCCCAGCAGTCTGCAAAGCAGAGCATCATTGGGTGAATTATTAGAGTGTTTAGTAAGATATATTTCTCTGTTTGAATCAAGTACCATGGCAACAGCATCACGGGCAGCTAAAGCCACAATGTCTGCACAAGAAACTACTCCAGGGCAAGTGGCTTCCAGTTGCGTCTTGGCACTTTGTATCACTTCAAAACCTGCAAGACCCAAGTTCCCTTCTGCTCTTCTCTCACTAGTTTCGGTATTTTCTAGCAAAATTGACCCATCGCAGCCCTACAACAAAATGGGAAAAAAAAGAAGTCCATCAAAATATGGACAGATATCTTTTTAAGTAGTAGTATGGGATGATCAGGAACCTGAACGAAGCAGTCATGGAACAAAAGCCTAAGCAACCTTGGAGCCATTTGGCGATCACCAAAAACCGCTTCTTGAACAGCATTGCGGACAATGGATTCTGCAGATGGGCATGTCTGGGAGTAGAATCCAACTCGTAATTGCCCTTTTGATGTCACAACAACGTAAGTAAGAATTACAATTATCGCCAAAAACAGAGGTTTTAGATTGCAATTGATCATTTTGAAGACGTCACTGGAGAAGAAGGAATTGAAGTAAAGTGAGAGACATCACATGGAGCAGGGATCCCTCGGTATTATGGGAGCGTCTTTAAATAGACGGGTGGAGCTACATATTTAGATGTGTCAAAAACTGCATGCCTTGTCATACTACTACTTGCCACCTTTTCTTGTCGTCATTTTCATTTCACTATCTCCTATGCAATATCTTTACAGCTATTTCCAATTTTCCTCTTCATATTCACTGATCATTTTTAGTCTTTTCTTAAAATTCTTAACTCAGCTTAAATCGAAAATTTAATCTCATAATCTTAGATCTGTAGAAACAATCAGAACACCACgaaggaaaacaaaaaaaaaattgttggtACTTAAGCAAAGTTCTTTGATTAAGTCCAATATTACAAAAAGTAGAGCAAAGCACTAAAGGATTACTCGTTTTTTCTGTATGCGAAGATTTGAACGTGCCGCCTTTAGAATGAAGCAGCTGGCAACTCcagagaagaaaaaaatagaGAGGTTCTTTCTCTTAACTGCAAATAGAATTGTGCCTGAGCAAGGCTTTATCTCCATACCGGGTAAGGACAGACTTTCCTTTAATGGCTCTTTTAACATCATAGCCTCGCAAGCAGCAAGCTTTGATGAGCTGGTAAATTTTGTCTTGAGGGTATAAAATTTTCCACCTGTGAGAGTGTGAAACAGCGACTTTCCTTATTTTGCTGTGATGGCTGGCTCTCTGGATGTGCCTCTTGGACCAAACACCCTTCTTGGTAAGAAGCCGACAAAGAGGAGGAAATTCTCAATTCGATCCTAAAGTAGTTGCTTTGATATTTTACTTTTACACATGGGAATTTATATTACTTCATTTATTATTGTGTAATTCTTCAATATAGAAGAAAATGGCAAACCTTAGCTAGGAACTACTCATCATGCAATTGGATGGGCATCCTCATTGTAAACAGCGGGGAAATCATAATAAGGTAATAAGGTTTTCTAATATGTTCGTTTGTGCAATTGATCAAGAATAAATTCTTAGCATAGATTATTAGATTTCCCATATCATATTTCTAACCCCAGTTTGAAATCTAATTTAATTCTACtcttttctattaaaatttttatttgaaatttaaaaaaatatttttttaatgtataaaaaatttcatttaaaaaaatatatataatgcatgattttattataatttatctaatttttttttcttttaaattagttattttaaatGAAGGGTAATATATTTTGGAGAGAAATACatgtatttttcattattttttttacattttagagattaaaataatttttaagatcTGAATTAGctaatcaagaaaaaagaattaaagGCCCAATACAAAATATCCAGCCCAAGATCCCAAATTTGGGAACCCTAGTTACTGGTACAGCGGAAACAACACTGTCCCCGCTCAGCTCCGGTAGGggacatcaacaacaaagagcCTTTAAGCACTGATAAAGCATCACTGCTCTAGAGAACAATGCTCCAACCAACAACGCTAACACCCCAATGGTTGAGGGGGCTGTAAAGCCACAGAAAAAATGAAAACATCCATCTCCAGAGCCAAAATGGCTACAATGTATACTGAGGAACGGAGGGGTCTCCACTGAAACAATACTTCAGATGTGCGAACGGGGCATGACACTAG
This is a stretch of genomic DNA from Manihot esculenta cultivar AM560-2 chromosome 2, M.esculenta_v8, whole genome shotgun sequence. It encodes these proteins:
- the LOC110608681 gene encoding peroxidase 43, which translates into the protein MINCNLKPLFLAIIVILTYVVVTSKGQLRVGFYSQTCPSAESIVRNAVQEAVFGDRQMAPRLLRLLFHDCFVQGCDGSILLENTETSERRAEGNLGLAGFEVIQSAKTQLEATCPGVVSCADIVALAARDAVAMTAGPFFGIPTGRRDGRISNIQFAANLPDVDDSIELLRSKFKEKGLSDRELVLLSGGGHSIGTTACFFMPKRLYNFTGHGDSDPAIDSQFLPDLKAQCPFNGDVDVRLPLDSSSEFIFDGHIFHNIRNGFAVLASDARLYDDMHTRQIVNFYSGFPSVIRRLSFKADFAAAMVKMGSIGVKTGSDGEIRRVCNSVN